In a single window of the Bos javanicus breed banteng chromosome 16, ARS-OSU_banteng_1.0, whole genome shotgun sequence genome:
- the INAVA gene encoding innate immunity activator protein isoform X2 — protein MDSKDEVSDTDSGIILQSGPDSPVSPAKELTHAVRKQQRALEERLEACLEELRRLCLREAELTGILPAEFPLKPGEKVPKVRRRIGAAYKLDEWALHREDPLSGLERQLALQLQIAEAARRLCREGNLGRQVRRQRQHAVRLEEEKLRQLQRCLGERQGRPPPGPAPGPELSASDDSSLSDGLPREEEAPQVPKPPLEAPDPPARPLPPQSLEGLQPAGPEMGGLERAPIQNSPWKETSLDHPYEKPRKSSEAGSESSSPASTPQDGPSTSSLWLLEPASYCVVPIRSVPGQRQGRTSAPATPDMQGRRGHSQPLRSDPFRAGPDGRGRSALPRRRPTYYTVTAPEPCCARPAPAPRACRSCSEDSGSEASSLSHPTPPGSSSPDISFLRPLSPPAPSRPPRGPAAPRPRPPPACLRATRYVVLAEGPPPPAQWAEWGPGRGEDAAPARWQRPPPAHGRVARTPSLRDHPAGRGLSKAAVSEELKSWHERARLRSARPHSLDRQGAFRVRSLPPGADSFVRAPAPRGQVPTVCVLRRSPEGAPVQVFVPENGEIMSQV, from the exons ATGGACAGCAAGGATGAGGTCAGCGACACAGACAGCGGCATCATCCTGCAGTCAG GCCCCGACAGCCCGGTGTCCCCCGCGAAGGAGCTGACCCACGCCGTGCGGAAGCAGCAGCGGGCCCTGGAGGAGCGGCTGGAAGCCTGCCTGGAGGAGCTGAGGAGGCTCTGCCTGCGGGAGGCG GAGCTGACGGGCATCCTGCCTGCGGAGTTCCCCCTCAAACCCGGGGAGAAGGTCCCGAAGGTCCGCCGCAGGATCGGAGCCGCTTATAAGCTGGACGAGTGGGCCCTGCACAGGGAG GACCCACTGAGCGGCCTGGAGCGCCAACTGGCCCTGCAGCTGCAGATCGCTGAGGCAGCGCGGCGCCTGTGCCGCGAGGGGAACCTGGGCCGCCAGGTGCGCCGGCAGCGCCAGCACGCGGTGCGCCTGGAGGAGGAGAAGCTGCGGCAGCTGCAGCGCTGCCTGGGGGAGCGGCAGGGGCGCCCCCCACCCGGCCCGGCGCCCGGCCCAG AGCTCAGCGCCTCGGATGACAGCTCCCTGTCCGACGGGCTGCCCCGGGAGGAAG AGGCACCGCAAGTGCCAAAACCGCCCCTGGAGGCCCCAGATCCACCCGCCAGGCCTCTCCCGCCCCAGAGCCTCGAGGGGCTGCAGCCAGCAGGCCCCGAGATGGGGGGCCTGGAGCGGGCCCCCATCCAGAACAGCCCCTGGAAGGAGACGAGTCTGGACCACCCCTATGAGAAGCCCAGGAAGTCTTCCGAGGCTGGAAGCGAGTCCAG CAGCCCGGCCAGCACCCCACAGGATGGGCCGAGCACCTCCAGCCTCTGGCTGCTGGAGCCCGCCTCCTACTGCGTGGTCCCCATCCGCAGTGTTCCTGGGCAGCGGCAGGGCCGTACCAGTGCCCCGGCTACCCCTGACATGCAGGGCAGGAGGGGCCATTCGCAGCCCCTGAG GAGCGACCCCTTCCGCGCGGGCCCCGACGGCCGGGGTCGCAGCGCCCTCCCGCGGCGCCGCCCCACTTACTACACGGTGACGGCGCCGGAGCCCTGCTGTGCCCGCCCCGCACCCGCGCCGCGCGCCTGCCGCTCATGCTCCGAGGACAGCGGCTCCGAAGCGTCCAGCCTGTCGCACCCCACGCCGCCCGGCAGCAGCAGCCCCGACATCTCCTTCCTGCGGCCCCTCTCCCCGCCCGCGCCGTCCCGCCCGCCCCGCGGCCCCGCCGCGCCCCGGCCCCGGCCGCCCCCCGCCTGCCTGCGGGCCACGCGCTACGTGGTGCTGGCCGAGGGTCCCCCGCCGCCTGCCCAGTGGGCCGAGTGGGGCCCGGGCCGCGGCGAGGACGCGGCCCCCGCGCGCTGGCAGCGCCCGCCGCCCGCCCACGGCCGCGTGGCCCGGACGCCCTCGCTGCGCGACCACCCCGCGGGCCGCGGGCTCAGCAAGGCTGCCGTGTCCGAGGAGCTCAAGTCGTGGCACGAGCGGGCCCGGCTCCGGAGCGCGCGCCCCCACTCGCTGGACCGCCAGGGGGCGTTCCGCGTGCGCAGCCTGCCGCCGGGCGCCGACAGCTTTGTGCGGGCGCCCGCCCCGCGCGGACAG GTGCCCACGGTGTGCGTGCTCCGGAGATCGCCTGAGGGGGCCCCCGTGCAAGTTTTTGTACCTGAGAATGGCGAGATCATGAGCCAGGTGTAA
- the INAVA gene encoding innate immunity activator protein isoform X1: MTGGAPAPSAAGGPAAPERAPRSRPVRHRREGPGRGRRGRGAGARRGGEGRAERARGVGAAPPFAQPDSPGAEAAGPAGARGGKAAPGPGGASPAGPRELAARGARAARASGGGGRRPAPPSRGPRGTPPHRGRLPAPPRGPAPAPGAKSRVSARVFPLLPLGLGTPQGTDVLGSLTFGMLRMPKLNEIPPGRGGREESRGEESRPGRAGPQAARRARGARGQAGGAGPPWDSWGNSRPPLCPGLGWEGCRPLLLLAPSSQKPTMDSKDEVSDTDSGIILQSGPDSPVSPAKELTHAVRKQQRALEERLEACLEELRRLCLREAELTGILPAEFPLKPGEKVPKVRRRIGAAYKLDEWALHREDPLSGLERQLALQLQIAEAARRLCREGNLGRQVRRQRQHAVRLEEEKLRQLQRCLGERQGRPPPGPAPGPELSASDDSSLSDGLPREEEAPQVPKPPLEAPDPPARPLPPQSLEGLQPAGPEMGGLERAPIQNSPWKETSLDHPYEKPRKSSEAGSESSSPASTPQDGPSTSSLWLLEPASYCVVPIRSVPGQRQGRTSAPATPDMQGRRGHSQPLRSDPFRAGPDGRGRSALPRRRPTYYTVTAPEPCCARPAPAPRACRSCSEDSGSEASSLSHPTPPGSSSPDISFLRPLSPPAPSRPPRGPAAPRPRPPPACLRATRYVVLAEGPPPPAQWAEWGPGRGEDAAPARWQRPPPAHGRVARTPSLRDHPAGRGLSKAAVSEELKSWHERARLRSARPHSLDRQGAFRVRSLPPGADSFVRAPAPRGQVPTVCVLRRSPEGAPVQVFVPENGEIMSQV; the protein is encoded by the exons ATGACGGGCGGGGCGCCGGCTCCGTCAGCCGCAGGAGGCCCCGCAGCCCCCGAGCGCGCCCCCCGCTCCCGGCCGGTCCGCCACCGGCGGGAGGGGCCGGGCCGCGGccgccgggggcggggggcgggggcccgacgagggggagagggcagggcggAGAGGGCCCGGGGGGTGGGCGCGGCGCCCCCCTTCGCTCAGCCTGACTCTCCAGGCGCGGAAGCCGCCGGGCCGGCCGGAGCGCGCGGAGGGAAGGCGGCCCCGGGCCCGGGAGGAGCCTCCCCCGCCGGGCCGCGGGAACTGGCGGCGCGGGGGGCTCGCGCGGCGCGCGCGTCCGGAGGCGGGGGGAGGCGGCCGGCCCCCCCGAGCCGGGGTCCCCGCGGGACGCCCCCCCACCGCGGGCGcctccccgccccgccgcgcGGCCCCGCCCCGGCTCCCGGAGCGAAATCTCGGGTCTCGGCGCGCGtcttccccctccttcctctggGCCTTGGTACGCCCCAGGGGACAGATGTCTTGGGATCTTTAACATTTGGGATGCTGCGAATGCCGAAGTTAAATGAAATACCTCCGGGGCGGGGAGGCCGGGAGGAGTCGCGGGGGGAGGAGAGCCGGCCTGGACGAGCAGGTCCCCAGGCGGCGAGGCGCGCGCGGGGGGCGCGGGGGCAGGCGGGCGGCGCGGGACCTCCATGGGACAG CTGGGGAAACTCCAGGCCACCTCTGTGTCCtggcctgggctgggaaggttgtcggcccctcctcctcctcgccccctcctcccagaagcccACCATGGACAGCAAGGATGAGGTCAGCGACACAGACAGCGGCATCATCCTGCAGTCAG GCCCCGACAGCCCGGTGTCCCCCGCGAAGGAGCTGACCCACGCCGTGCGGAAGCAGCAGCGGGCCCTGGAGGAGCGGCTGGAAGCCTGCCTGGAGGAGCTGAGGAGGCTCTGCCTGCGGGAGGCG GAGCTGACGGGCATCCTGCCTGCGGAGTTCCCCCTCAAACCCGGGGAGAAGGTCCCGAAGGTCCGCCGCAGGATCGGAGCCGCTTATAAGCTGGACGAGTGGGCCCTGCACAGGGAG GACCCACTGAGCGGCCTGGAGCGCCAACTGGCCCTGCAGCTGCAGATCGCTGAGGCAGCGCGGCGCCTGTGCCGCGAGGGGAACCTGGGCCGCCAGGTGCGCCGGCAGCGCCAGCACGCGGTGCGCCTGGAGGAGGAGAAGCTGCGGCAGCTGCAGCGCTGCCTGGGGGAGCGGCAGGGGCGCCCCCCACCCGGCCCGGCGCCCGGCCCAG AGCTCAGCGCCTCGGATGACAGCTCCCTGTCCGACGGGCTGCCCCGGGAGGAAG AGGCACCGCAAGTGCCAAAACCGCCCCTGGAGGCCCCAGATCCACCCGCCAGGCCTCTCCCGCCCCAGAGCCTCGAGGGGCTGCAGCCAGCAGGCCCCGAGATGGGGGGCCTGGAGCGGGCCCCCATCCAGAACAGCCCCTGGAAGGAGACGAGTCTGGACCACCCCTATGAGAAGCCCAGGAAGTCTTCCGAGGCTGGAAGCGAGTCCAG CAGCCCGGCCAGCACCCCACAGGATGGGCCGAGCACCTCCAGCCTCTGGCTGCTGGAGCCCGCCTCCTACTGCGTGGTCCCCATCCGCAGTGTTCCTGGGCAGCGGCAGGGCCGTACCAGTGCCCCGGCTACCCCTGACATGCAGGGCAGGAGGGGCCATTCGCAGCCCCTGAG GAGCGACCCCTTCCGCGCGGGCCCCGACGGCCGGGGTCGCAGCGCCCTCCCGCGGCGCCGCCCCACTTACTACACGGTGACGGCGCCGGAGCCCTGCTGTGCCCGCCCCGCACCCGCGCCGCGCGCCTGCCGCTCATGCTCCGAGGACAGCGGCTCCGAAGCGTCCAGCCTGTCGCACCCCACGCCGCCCGGCAGCAGCAGCCCCGACATCTCCTTCCTGCGGCCCCTCTCCCCGCCCGCGCCGTCCCGCCCGCCCCGCGGCCCCGCCGCGCCCCGGCCCCGGCCGCCCCCCGCCTGCCTGCGGGCCACGCGCTACGTGGTGCTGGCCGAGGGTCCCCCGCCGCCTGCCCAGTGGGCCGAGTGGGGCCCGGGCCGCGGCGAGGACGCGGCCCCCGCGCGCTGGCAGCGCCCGCCGCCCGCCCACGGCCGCGTGGCCCGGACGCCCTCGCTGCGCGACCACCCCGCGGGCCGCGGGCTCAGCAAGGCTGCCGTGTCCGAGGAGCTCAAGTCGTGGCACGAGCGGGCCCGGCTCCGGAGCGCGCGCCCCCACTCGCTGGACCGCCAGGGGGCGTTCCGCGTGCGCAGCCTGCCGCCGGGCGCCGACAGCTTTGTGCGGGCGCCCGCCCCGCGCGGACAG GTGCCCACGGTGTGCGTGCTCCGGAGATCGCCTGAGGGGGCCCCCGTGCAAGTTTTTGTACCTGAGAATGGCGAGATCATGAGCCAGGTGTAA